Part of the Anaeromyxobacter diazotrophicus genome, CTCAACCACCTCATCGAGGTGACCGGCCGCCGCGAGCGCGACATGGAGGCGCTCATCGAGGCGGCGGTGCGGGGGCGGCTCGACGCCCGCGGCGACCCGAGCGCGTACCGGGGGCGCGACGCGCACCTCATCGCCGGGATGAACCAGGTGCTGGACGCGGTGGCCGCTCCCATCGCCGAGGTGTCCGCCGCGCTGGACCGGCTGGCGCGGCGCGACCTGGCGGTGCGCGTGACCGGCAGCTACCAGGGCGAGCACGCCCGGATCAAGGACGCCCTCAACGCGACCACCGAGGCGCTGCACGACGCCATGGGGCAGGTGTCGCTGGCGGTGACCCAGGTGGCGGCGGCCGCGGGCCAGATCGCCTCGTCCAGCCAGGCCGTCGCGGCGGGCGCGTCCGAGCAGGCGTCGAGCCTGGAGGAGACGTCGTCGAGCCTGAGCTCGATGTCCAGCATGACGAAGGGCACGGCGGACAGCGCGCACGAGGCGGAGCGCCTCGCCCAGCGCGCCCAGAGCGCCGCGGCCGACGGCGGCAGCGCGACCGCGCAGATGAGCCGCGCCATGGAGCGGATCAAGGCGGCCGCCGAGGGCACCTCGGAGATCATCAAGGTCATCAACGAGATCGCCTTCCAGACCAACCTGCTCGCCCTGAACGCGGCGGTGGAGGCGGCGCGCGCGGGCGAGGCGGGGCGGGGGTTTGCGGTGGTGGCGGAGGAGGTGCGCTCGCTGGCGCTCCGCTCGAAGGAGGCCGCCGCCAAGACCGAGGAGCTCATCCGCGGCTCGGTCCAGCAGGCGCAGGCGGGAGAGGTCACCGCGAAGCACGTGGCCGAGGTGCTGGGCGAGATCACCGCCTCGGTCACCGGCGTCACCGGCCTCCTCGGCGAGATCGCCGCCTCGTCGCGCGAGCAGGCCGCCGGCATCGACCAGGTGGAGCAGGCCGTCACCCAGGTGAGCCAGGTCACCCAGCAGAACGCGGCCAGCTCCGAGGAGTCCTCCTCGGCGGCGGTCGAGCTGCTCCGCCAATCGGAGGACCTGGCGGCGGTGGTGGGGTCGTTCGAGCTGGGCGGCGGCGGCCCGGCGACCGGCGCCGGCCACGCCGCTCACCTGCCGAAGAACTCGAGGGCCGGCGCCGCGGCGCGGGCCTGACGGCGGGGGACAGGGCCGAACCAGCGGTCC contains:
- a CDS encoding methyl-accepting chemotaxis protein, which codes for MFRIKTRDRVLAFAAFALAVTLAVGAVARHALAQVADQFQSVADVQFAGALALDAVENGHQLAMRAFNALLIERGDEGVRQRSYQRIAEATASAEQARSAFEALPLDAGTRQLYAETGGPWHGWRESGERFVQLARQRDGLLAAGRSPTDPEVKAAADAAYTTWQATTKLERTLTPALAAVTRRNTEQVAEAKVKAAAAVRAGDRAALAVLVAGAALLALLALVIARSLQRAITTFQQETAALCDAVHRGDLHHRADADRVHFELRGAIVGLQAAVDAFGVPFQAAVRCAERLADGEAVAPIEAEYQGEFAALKRSLNHLIEVTGRRERDMEALIEAAVRGRLDARGDPSAYRGRDAHLIAGMNQVLDAVAAPIAEVSAALDRLARRDLAVRVTGSYQGEHARIKDALNATTEALHDAMGQVSLAVTQVAAAAGQIASSSQAVAAGASEQASSLEETSSSLSSMSSMTKGTADSAHEAERLAQRAQSAAADGGSATAQMSRAMERIKAAAEGTSEIIKVINEIAFQTNLLALNAAVEAARAGEAGRGFAVVAEEVRSLALRSKEAAAKTEELIRGSVQQAQAGEVTAKHVAEVLGEITASVTGVTGLLGEIAASSREQAAGIDQVEQAVTQVSQVTQQNAASSEESSSAAVELLRQSEDLAAVVGSFELGGGGPATGAGHAAHLPKNSRAGAAARA